In Streptomyces chartreusis, the following proteins share a genomic window:
- a CDS encoding LacI family DNA-binding transcriptional regulator, translating into MATHGARGRSGGRPTLEEVAARAGVGRGTVSRVINGSPRVSDATRAAVEAAVAELGYVPNTAARALAANRTDAIALVVPEPETRFFAEPYFSDMLKGVGAELTDTEMQLLLIFAGSDKERRRLAQYLAAHRVDGVLLVSVHADDPLPDLLAQLEIPAVISGPRSAAETLTSVDSDNYGGARSAVEHLMDRGRTRIAHITGRLDVYGAQRRVDGYRDALRDAGRPVDDGLIEPGDFTEEGGAGAMRALLERHPDLDAVFAGSDVTAAGARHALREAGRRIPEDVALVGYDDSAIARHMDPPLTSVRQPIEEMGRRMIDLLLTEIADRRPTASRDLERTQAVLATELVTRASS; encoded by the coding sequence ATGGCAACCCACGGAGCGCGGGGCCGGAGCGGCGGTCGGCCGACCCTCGAAGAGGTGGCGGCCCGCGCGGGCGTCGGGCGCGGCACCGTATCCCGGGTGATCAACGGCTCGCCCCGGGTCAGTGACGCGACCCGCGCGGCGGTCGAGGCGGCGGTCGCCGAACTCGGCTACGTCCCCAACACCGCCGCCCGCGCCCTCGCGGCGAACCGCACGGACGCCATCGCACTGGTCGTGCCCGAGCCGGAGACCCGGTTCTTCGCGGAACCGTACTTCTCGGACATGCTCAAGGGAGTCGGAGCGGAGCTCACCGACACCGAGATGCAGTTGCTGCTGATCTTCGCGGGCAGCGACAAGGAACGGCGCCGCCTGGCCCAGTACCTGGCCGCCCACCGCGTGGACGGCGTCCTGCTGGTCTCGGTCCACGCGGACGACCCGCTGCCCGACCTGCTGGCCCAGCTGGAGATCCCGGCGGTGATCAGCGGTCCGAGATCGGCCGCGGAGACGCTGACCTCGGTCGACTCGGACAACTACGGCGGTGCCCGCTCGGCCGTCGAGCACCTGATGGACCGCGGCCGCACCCGCATCGCGCACATCACCGGCCGCCTCGACGTCTACGGCGCCCAGCGCCGCGTCGACGGCTACCGCGACGCCCTGCGTGACGCGGGCCGCCCGGTGGACGACGGGCTGATCGAGCCCGGTGACTTCACGGAGGAGGGCGGCGCCGGCGCGATGCGGGCCCTGCTGGAGCGCCACCCCGACCTGGACGCGGTCTTCGCGGGATCGGACGTCACCGCGGCCGGCGCCCGCCACGCGCTGCGCGAGGCGGGCCGCCGCATCCCCGAGGACGTCGCCCTCGTCGGCTACGACGACTCCGCCATCGCCCGCCACATGGACCCGCCCCTCACCAGCGTCCGCCAGCCCATCGAGGAGATGGGCCGCCGCATGATCGACCTCCTCCTCACCGAGATCGCGGACCGCCGCCCGACGGCGTCGAGGGACCTGGAGCGGACCCAGGCGGTCCTGGCCACGGAGTTGGTGACGCGGGCCTCGTCCTGA
- a CDS encoding helix-turn-helix domain-containing protein, producing the protein MSHDSTAAPEAAARKLSGRRRKEIVAVLLFSGGPIFESSIPLSVFGIDRQDAGVPRYRLLVCGGEEGPLRTTGGLELTAPHGLEAISRAGTVVVPAWRSITSPPPEEALDALRRAHEEGARIVGLCTGAFVLAAAGLLDGRPATTHWMYAPTLAKRYPSVHVDPRELFVDDGDVLTSAGTAAGIDLCLHIVRTDHGNEAAGALARRLVVPPRRSGGQERYLDRSLPEEIGADPLAEVVAWALEHLHEQFDVETLAARAYMSRRTFDRRFRSLTGSAPLQWLITQRVLQAQRLLETSDYSVDEVAGRCGFRSPVALRGHFRRQLGSSPAAYRAAYRARRPQSERPTETEPALGPGVPQGPPPSVYPDAGPVPLQTRRTPAPMGTSAPLSVASDNGREAYAASRAGLPSQRSGM; encoded by the coding sequence ATGAGCCACGACTCCACTGCCGCGCCGGAAGCCGCGGCCCGGAAGCTTTCCGGGCGACGCCGCAAGGAGATCGTCGCGGTGCTGCTGTTCAGCGGCGGCCCCATCTTCGAGAGTTCCATACCGCTGTCGGTGTTCGGTATAGACCGCCAGGACGCCGGCGTGCCGCGCTACCGACTACTGGTGTGCGGCGGCGAGGAAGGCCCACTGCGGACCACAGGGGGCCTGGAACTCACCGCGCCACATGGCCTGGAGGCGATCTCAAGGGCGGGCACGGTCGTCGTGCCGGCCTGGCGTTCGATCACCTCGCCGCCACCGGAGGAGGCGCTCGACGCTCTGCGCCGGGCGCACGAGGAAGGCGCCCGCATCGTCGGGCTGTGCACCGGCGCCTTCGTCCTCGCGGCGGCAGGCCTGCTGGACGGCCGCCCAGCGACGACGCACTGGATGTACGCACCGACGCTGGCCAAGCGCTATCCGTCGGTTCATGTGGATCCACGTGAACTGTTCGTCGACGACGGCGACGTGCTGACATCCGCCGGCACCGCGGCCGGAATCGATCTCTGTCTCCACATCGTGCGGACGGACCACGGCAACGAGGCGGCCGGAGCGCTCGCCCGCCGCCTGGTGGTCCCGCCGCGCCGATCCGGCGGTCAGGAGCGCTACCTCGATCGATCTTTACCGGAGGAGATCGGCGCGGACCCGCTCGCGGAGGTCGTCGCCTGGGCGCTGGAGCACCTGCACGAGCAGTTCGACGTCGAGACGCTGGCGGCGCGCGCGTACATGAGCCGCCGGACCTTCGACCGCCGGTTCCGCTCGCTGACGGGAAGCGCTCCGCTGCAGTGGCTGATCACCCAGCGGGTCCTCCAGGCGCAGCGTCTGCTGGAGACGTCGGACTACTCGGTGGACGAGGTCGCGGGCCGCTGCGGCTTCCGTTCGCCGGTGGCGCTGCGCGGCCACTTCCGCCGCCAGCTCGGCTCGTCGCCGGCCGCGTACCGGGCGGCGTACCGTGCCCGGCGTCCGCAGAGCGAGAGGCCGACGGAGACGGAGCCCGCGCTGGGTCCGGGTGTGCCGCAGGGCCCGCCGCCCTCCGTGTACCCCGACGCCGGTCCGGTCCCGCTCCAGACCCGGCGCACTCCGGCCCCGATGGGCACGTCCGCGCCCCTCTCGGTGGCGTCGGACAACGGCCGCGAGGCGTACGCGGCCAGCCGCGCCGGGCTGCCGAGCCAGCGCAGCGGCATGTGA
- a CDS encoding GPR1/FUN34/YaaH family transporter translates to MDNDVSAGSGITGVVGRLALGITLLAFGLGYADVIDGVSAADAVSIAQYVGGIALFVAGLMALRDRDAANGTAFVSLGALWFTWAVAADNQVSANAAGLFLLLFALVALSLTLAGGDQLGQGAYGLFFVGLLLMAIASFADNDGLTKVGGWFAVAAGAVAWYAATAALAHWPTALPRRAAGRGVTAAG, encoded by the coding sequence GTGGACAATGACGTCTCTGCGGGAAGCGGAATCACCGGCGTGGTCGGCCGACTCGCCCTCGGAATCACCCTGTTGGCCTTCGGACTCGGATACGCCGATGTGATCGACGGTGTGTCGGCCGCTGACGCCGTATCAATCGCCCAGTATGTGGGCGGCATTGCCCTCTTCGTCGCCGGGCTGATGGCCCTCCGGGACCGTGACGCCGCGAACGGCACCGCGTTCGTGTCCCTCGGCGCGCTCTGGTTCACCTGGGCCGTCGCCGCCGACAACCAGGTGTCCGCCAATGCCGCGGGGCTCTTCCTGCTGCTGTTCGCCCTCGTGGCGCTGTCCCTCACACTCGCCGGTGGCGACCAGCTCGGTCAGGGCGCGTACGGGCTGTTCTTCGTCGGCCTGCTCCTCATGGCCATCGCGAGCTTCGCCGACAACGACGGACTCACCAAGGTGGGCGGCTGGTTCGCCGTCGCCGCGGGTGCCGTCGCCTGGTACGCCGCGACCGCGGCGCTGGCCCACTGGCCGACCGCACTTCCTCGACGCGCTGCGGGCCGGGGGGTGACGGCCGCCGGTTAG
- a CDS encoding GNAT family N-acetyltransferase has translation MSEPRVSAEPLRTGRLDLLPLRVEHAEEMAAVLADPALHRFIGGEPLSPDALRARYERLVAGSGDPAVSWCNWVLRLRAGSCLVGTVQATITAGGVAEIAWVIGTPWQRRGLASEAARGLVGWLEQGPVHTVVAHVHPAHQASATVAAAAGLAPTEERQDGEVRWRRQRSPG, from the coding sequence GTGTCCGAGCCCCGTGTGTCCGCCGAGCCCCTGCGCACCGGCCGTCTCGATCTGCTGCCGCTGCGCGTCGAGCACGCCGAGGAGATGGCCGCCGTCCTCGCGGACCCGGCGCTGCACCGCTTCATCGGCGGCGAACCACTCTCCCCCGACGCCCTGCGCGCCCGTTACGAACGTCTCGTCGCCGGCTCCGGCGACCCGGCCGTGTCCTGGTGCAACTGGGTGCTGCGGCTGCGTGCCGGGTCGTGCCTCGTGGGCACGGTCCAGGCGACGATCACCGCGGGCGGCGTCGCCGAGATCGCCTGGGTGATCGGCACGCCGTGGCAGCGGCGCGGCCTCGCCTCCGAAGCGGCGCGCGGCCTCGTCGGGTGGCTGGAGCAGGGCCCGGTCCACACGGTCGTCGCCCATGTCCACCCCGCCCACCAGGCCTCGGCGACGGTCGCCGCGGCGGCGGGCCTCGCCCCGACCGAGGAGCGGCAGGACGGGGAGGTCCGGTGGCGCCGACAGCGGTCGCCCGGGTGA
- a CDS encoding universal stress protein: MAGHEFFEPADRKRPVADPTAAEPLAAEEPRHSCDPAFKHGVVVGFDGSTSSERALAYAIGMAHRSGSGLIIVHVANRLPTTVWAGCEPPVFVDVPDHRTEVLGLELACADYLAEVPWILVERGGDICHELEEVGREYEADAIVVGSTQGIVGRIFGSVAGRLAKRAKRPVVVIP; the protein is encoded by the coding sequence ATGGCCGGTCACGAATTCTTCGAACCAGCGGACCGCAAGCGGCCCGTCGCCGACCCCACGGCGGCCGAGCCCCTGGCGGCGGAAGAGCCACGCCACTCCTGCGATCCAGCCTTCAAGCACGGCGTCGTCGTCGGCTTCGACGGCTCCACCTCCAGTGAGCGCGCCCTCGCGTACGCCATCGGCATGGCGCATCGCTCCGGGTCGGGCCTGATCATCGTCCATGTCGCCAACCGGCTGCCCACCACGGTGTGGGCGGGCTGCGAGCCGCCGGTCTTCGTCGACGTACCGGACCACCGCACCGAGGTCCTCGGCCTCGAACTCGCGTGCGCGGACTACCTCGCCGAGGTGCCGTGGATCCTCGTCGAGCGCGGCGGGGACATCTGCCACGAACTCGAAGAGGTCGGGCGGGAGTACGAGGCGGACGCGATCGTCGTCGGCTCCACGCAGGGCATCGTCGGGCGGATCTTCGGGTCCGTCGCGGGGCGGCTCGCCAAGCGGGCCAAGCGTCCCGTCGTTGTCATTCCGTAA
- the orn gene encoding oligoribonuclease: MNDRMVWIDCEMTGLSLSDDALIEVAALVTDSELNILGEGVDIVIRPPDAALETMPEVVRQMHTASGLLAELAGGTTLEDAEEQVLAYVREHVKEPGKAPLCGNSVGTDRGFLLRDMPTLEDYLHYRIVDVSSIKELARRWYPRAYFNSPEKNGNHRALADIRESIAELRYYREAVFVPQPGPDSDTAKSIAAKHVVPAQ; the protein is encoded by the coding sequence ATGAACGATCGCATGGTGTGGATCGACTGCGAGATGACCGGCCTCTCGCTGTCCGACGACGCGCTCATCGAGGTTGCCGCCCTCGTCACCGACTCCGAGCTCAACATCCTCGGCGAGGGTGTGGACATCGTCATCCGCCCGCCGGACGCGGCGCTGGAGACGATGCCGGAGGTGGTGCGTCAGATGCACACCGCGTCCGGGCTGCTCGCCGAACTCGCCGGCGGCACGACCCTCGAGGACGCCGAGGAGCAGGTCCTCGCCTACGTCCGCGAACACGTCAAGGAACCCGGCAAGGCGCCGCTGTGCGGGAACTCCGTCGGCACCGACCGCGGCTTCCTGCTGCGCGACATGCCGACCCTGGAGGACTACCTCCACTACCGGATCGTGGACGTCAGCTCCATCAAGGAGCTCGCCCGGCGCTGGTACCCGCGGGCCTACTTCAACAGCCCGGAGAAGAACGGCAACCACCGCGCACTCGCCGATATCCGCGAGTCCATCGCCGAACTCCGGTACTACCGCGAGGCCGTCTTCGTGCCCCAGCCCGGCCCCGACTCGGACACCGCGAAGTCGATCGCCGCGAAGCACGTCGTGCCTGCTCAGTAG